A section of the Citrus sinensis cultivar Valencia sweet orange chromosome 8, DVS_A1.0, whole genome shotgun sequence genome encodes:
- the LOC102623771 gene encoding BEL1-like homeodomain protein 6 isoform X1, producing the protein MATYFTSSSNQREGTPMIYLRESLPSSYPEAPVLPGNVMMYMNSGSYSDALAGSSQQQNNCIDIQSVEASHSTPQQQEMFSNLGGTRIVEHQFNAWRDSRNEMLVMHPMGGSTGMLHGGQNLQGQGLSLSLGTQIPPGIQMPSIPYRNPSAGFVSFLGSNSSISADNGRNGPSTDEQSRNADYLPAGTSGGNQDGKGDLSPYGMPSIARAIPSSKYLKAAQQLLDEVVNVRKALRQPDGEKSQSTHEQRMNNSKDGDGGSKDVTSNTQESPSNSPNELSHAERQELQNKLTKLLSMLDEVDRRYKQYYHQMQIVVSSFDVIAGCGAAKPYTALALQTISRHFRCLRDAICGQIRATRKSLGEQENSENSKGVGITRLRYVDQQLRQQRALQHLGMMQQHAWRPQRGLPESSVSILRAWLFEHFLHPYPKDTDKIMLARQTGLTRSQVSNWFINARVRLWKPMVEEMYKEEFADAEMDSNSSSENAAKATRGDLRASEDREEDLQQSGSSTAAERCSTGQLTESKSNRIPDIEMAGASFQNETSGEAETEYGLLKLREEQRPGVDDCNLFPDAMVPSSGGNDRFMAAAAAYHHMSELGRFGSGSGVSLTLGLQNCEGGSLPMAGATHQSFVAMRDDEMYHAAASSVGTDTVDYDCINNGNRQPRFSSSHLLHDFVA; encoded by the exons ATGGCCACTTATTTCACTAGTTCAAGTAATCAAAGAGAAGGCACGCCAATGATATACTTAAGGGAATCTTTGCCTAGTTCTTATCCAGAGGCACCTGTTCTTCCTGGTAATGTAATGATGTATATGAATTCGGGGTCATACTCTGATGCATTGGCCGGAAGTTCTCAGCAGCAAAATAACTGCATTGACATCCAGTCTGTGGAAGCTTCGCATTCAACCCCGCAGCAACAAGAAATGTTCTCAAATCTTGGTGGAACTCGAATTGTGGAGCATCAGTTCAATGCATGGAGGGACAGTAGAAATGAGATGTTAGTTATGCACCCAATGGGTGGTTCTACCGGCATGCTTCACGGTGGACAGAACTTGCAGGGTCAGGGATTATCTCTCAGCCTGGGGACACAAATTCCACCAGGAATTCAAATGCCCTCCATCCCCTATCGGAATCCCAGTGCAGGCTTTGTTTCATTCTTGGGTTCTAATTCATCAATTTCTGCTGACAATGGCAGGAATGGACCTTCTACAGATGAACAATCAAGAAATGCTGATTATCTACCAGCCGGTACTTCTGGAGGTAATCAGGATGGTAAAGGGGATTTGTCTCCATATGGAATGCCGAGCATTGCAAGAGCCATTCCTAGTTCCAAATACCTCAAGGCAGCCCAACAATTGCTAGACGAAGTTGTTAATGTTCGGAAAGCTCTGAGGCAGCCTGATGGTGAGAAAAGCCAAAGCACGCATGAGCAACGGATGAACAATTCCAAGGATGGTGATGGAGGATCAAAAGATGTTACTTCAAATACTCAAGAATCTCCCAGTAATTCACCGAATGAGCTTTCACATGCTGAAAGACAAGAATTGCAGAACAAGTTGACAAAGCTTTTATCCATGTTAGATGAG GTTGATAGAAGGTATAAACAGTATTATCATCAGATGCAAATAGTAGTGTCATCATTTGATGTGATAGCTGGATGTGGGGCAGCTAAACCATACACAGCATTAGCTCTGCAGACCATCTCCCGTCACTTCAGGTGTTTGCGTGATGCTATCTGCGGCCAAATTCGAGCAACCCGCAAAAGCCTTGGAGAGCAAGAGAATTCTGAAAACAGTAAAGGTGTTGGAATAACTCGCCTCAGATATGTGGATCAGCAGCTCAGGCAACAGCGGGCACTTCAGCACCTCGGTATGATGCAACAACATGCCTGGAGGCCACAAAGGGGGCTGCCTGAGAGCTCTGTCTCAATTCTTCGTGCCTGGCTATTTGAGCATTTCCTTCATCC TTACCCAAAGGATACTGATAAAATTATGCTGGCAAGACAGACTGGCTTGACTAGAAGTCAg GTTTCAAATTGGTTTATAAATGCCAGAGTCCGCCTCTGGAAGCCAATGGTCGAAGAGATGTACAAAGAAGAATTCGCCGATGCAGAGATGGACTCTAATTCTTCGTCTGAGAATGCGGCCAAAGCAACTAGAGGTGATTTGAGGGCTTCAGAGGATAGAGAGGAAGACTTGCAACAAAGTGGGAGTTCAACAGCTGCTGAGAGGTGCAGTACTGGACAATTGACTGAGTCTAAGTCCAATCGTATTCCTGATATAGAAATGGCAGGGGCCAGTTTCCAGAACGAGACAAGTGGAGAAGCTGAAACTGAGTATGGGTTGTTAAAGCTAAGGGAAGAGCAGAGGCCCGGTGTTGATGACTGTAACCTCTTTCCTGATGCAATGGTTCCTTCCAGTGGTGGCAACGACAGATTTATGGCAGCAGCTGCAGCTTACCACCACATGTCAGAGTTGGGGAGGTTTGGGAGTGGAAGTGGGGTGTCTCTCACATTGGGGTTACAGAACTGCGAAGGTGGTAGCCTTCCTATGGCTGGTGCAACCCATCAGAGCTTTGTTGCCATGAGAGATGACGAAATGTATCATGCTGCAGCATCTTCTGTAGGGACCGACACAGTAGATTATGATTGTATTAATAATGGGAACCGGCAACCCAGGTTCAGTTCTTCCCATTTGTTACATGATTTCGTAGCTTGA
- the LOC102623771 gene encoding BEL1-like homeodomain protein 6 isoform X2, translated as MATYFTSSSNQREGTPMIYLRESLPSSYPEAPVLPGNVMMYMNSGSYSDALAGSSQQQNNCIDIQSVEASHSTPQQQEMFSNLGGTRIVEHQFNAWRDSRNEMLVMHPMGGSTGMLHGGQNLQGQGLSLSLGTQIPPGIQMPSIPYRNPSAGFVSFLGSNSSISADNGRNGPSTDEQSRNADYLPAGTSGGNQDGKGDLSPYGMPSIARAIPSSKYLKAAQQLLDEVVNVRKALRQPDGEKSQSTHEQRMNNSKDGDGGSKDVTSNTQESPSNSPNELSHAERQELQNKLTKLLSMLDEVDRRYKQYYHQMQIVVSSFDVIAGCGAAKPYTALALQTISRHFRCLRDAICGQIRATRKSLGEQENSENSKGVGITRLRYVDQQLRQQRALQHLGMMQQHAWRPQRGLPESSVSILRAWLFEHFLHPYPKDTDKIMLARQTGLTRSQVSNWFINARVRLWKPMVEEMYKEEFADAEMDSNSSSENAAKATRGDLRASEDREEDLQQSGSSTAAERCSTGQLTESKSNRIPDIEMAGASFQNETSGEAETEYGLLKLREEQRPGVDDCNLFPDAMVPSSGGNDRFMAAAAAYHHMSELGRFGSGSGVSLTLGLQNCEGGSLPMAGATHQSFVAMRDDEMYHAAASSVGTDTVDYDCINNGNRQPRLA; from the exons ATGGCCACTTATTTCACTAGTTCAAGTAATCAAAGAGAAGGCACGCCAATGATATACTTAAGGGAATCTTTGCCTAGTTCTTATCCAGAGGCACCTGTTCTTCCTGGTAATGTAATGATGTATATGAATTCGGGGTCATACTCTGATGCATTGGCCGGAAGTTCTCAGCAGCAAAATAACTGCATTGACATCCAGTCTGTGGAAGCTTCGCATTCAACCCCGCAGCAACAAGAAATGTTCTCAAATCTTGGTGGAACTCGAATTGTGGAGCATCAGTTCAATGCATGGAGGGACAGTAGAAATGAGATGTTAGTTATGCACCCAATGGGTGGTTCTACCGGCATGCTTCACGGTGGACAGAACTTGCAGGGTCAGGGATTATCTCTCAGCCTGGGGACACAAATTCCACCAGGAATTCAAATGCCCTCCATCCCCTATCGGAATCCCAGTGCAGGCTTTGTTTCATTCTTGGGTTCTAATTCATCAATTTCTGCTGACAATGGCAGGAATGGACCTTCTACAGATGAACAATCAAGAAATGCTGATTATCTACCAGCCGGTACTTCTGGAGGTAATCAGGATGGTAAAGGGGATTTGTCTCCATATGGAATGCCGAGCATTGCAAGAGCCATTCCTAGTTCCAAATACCTCAAGGCAGCCCAACAATTGCTAGACGAAGTTGTTAATGTTCGGAAAGCTCTGAGGCAGCCTGATGGTGAGAAAAGCCAAAGCACGCATGAGCAACGGATGAACAATTCCAAGGATGGTGATGGAGGATCAAAAGATGTTACTTCAAATACTCAAGAATCTCCCAGTAATTCACCGAATGAGCTTTCACATGCTGAAAGACAAGAATTGCAGAACAAGTTGACAAAGCTTTTATCCATGTTAGATGAG GTTGATAGAAGGTATAAACAGTATTATCATCAGATGCAAATAGTAGTGTCATCATTTGATGTGATAGCTGGATGTGGGGCAGCTAAACCATACACAGCATTAGCTCTGCAGACCATCTCCCGTCACTTCAGGTGTTTGCGTGATGCTATCTGCGGCCAAATTCGAGCAACCCGCAAAAGCCTTGGAGAGCAAGAGAATTCTGAAAACAGTAAAGGTGTTGGAATAACTCGCCTCAGATATGTGGATCAGCAGCTCAGGCAACAGCGGGCACTTCAGCACCTCGGTATGATGCAACAACATGCCTGGAGGCCACAAAGGGGGCTGCCTGAGAGCTCTGTCTCAATTCTTCGTGCCTGGCTATTTGAGCATTTCCTTCATCC TTACCCAAAGGATACTGATAAAATTATGCTGGCAAGACAGACTGGCTTGACTAGAAGTCAg GTTTCAAATTGGTTTATAAATGCCAGAGTCCGCCTCTGGAAGCCAATGGTCGAAGAGATGTACAAAGAAGAATTCGCCGATGCAGAGATGGACTCTAATTCTTCGTCTGAGAATGCGGCCAAAGCAACTAGAGGTGATTTGAGGGCTTCAGAGGATAGAGAGGAAGACTTGCAACAAAGTGGGAGTTCAACAGCTGCTGAGAGGTGCAGTACTGGACAATTGACTGAGTCTAAGTCCAATCGTATTCCTGATATAGAAATGGCAGGGGCCAGTTTCCAGAACGAGACAAGTGGAGAAGCTGAAACTGAGTATGGGTTGTTAAAGCTAAGGGAAGAGCAGAGGCCCGGTGTTGATGACTGTAACCTCTTTCCTGATGCAATGGTTCCTTCCAGTGGTGGCAACGACAGATTTATGGCAGCAGCTGCAGCTTACCACCACATGTCAGAGTTGGGGAGGTTTGGGAGTGGAAGTGGGGTGTCTCTCACATTGGGGTTACAGAACTGCGAAGGTGGTAGCCTTCCTATGGCTGGTGCAACCCATCAGAGCTTTGTTGCCATGAGAGATGACGAAATGTATCATGCTGCAGCATCTTCTGTAGGGACCGACACAGTAGATTATGATTGTATTAATAATGGGAACCGGCAACCCAG ACTAGCATAG
- the LOC102623480 gene encoding uncharacterized protein LOC102623480: MIDINHRRVHTNGIWMHIAEKGQGPLVLLIHGFPELWSCWKYQINHLAEHGYHVVAPDMRGYGDSDSPQDPESYTIFHLVGDLIGLLDELGEEQAFVVGHDWGAQIAWNLCLFRPDRVKALVNLGVAYMPRSPELKPTEIFSKLYGEGFYISQFQEPGVAEKSFSKYDSLTVLKKLLLVNAPDIIAAPAGVEIIDFLHTPSSLPEWVNLEDLQSWAEKFNATGFTGALNYYRAMDKNWELTAPWQGAKICVPTKFIIGDKHMGFKSFGTENYIKGDEFKTLVPDLEVVVIRDAQHYIQLQKAEQITEEILSHFRKKSIICATH; encoded by the exons ATGATTGACATAAATCACAGGAGGGTTCACACTAATGGAATATGGATGCACATAGCAGAAAAAGGGCAAGGACCCCTTGTTCTGCTCATTCATGGCTTCCCTGAACTTTGGTCTTGCTGGAAGTACCAGATAAATCATTTGGCTGAGCATGGTTACCATGTTGTTGCGCCCGATATGCGAGGCTACGGGGACTCAGATTCTCCTCAGGATCCTGAATCATATACAATTTTTCATCTCGTTGGCGATTTGATTGGCCTTCTGGATGAGCTTGGAGAAGAACAG GCATTTGTAGTGGGACACGACTGGGGTGCACAAATTGCTTGGAACCTCTGCCTCTTTAGGCCAGATAGGGTAAAAGCTCTTGTTAACTTAGGTGTTGCTTACATGCCACGCTCCCCGGAACTCAAACCAActgaaatattttccaaattatatGGAGAAGGATTCtacatttctcaatttcag GAGCCTGGAGTTGCTGAAAAATCGTTCTCCAAGTATGACTCTTTGACAGTTTTGAAGAAGCTTTTGCTCGTAAATGCTCCTGATATTATTGCCGCTCCCGCTGGAGTTGAAATCATCGACTTTCTTCACACCCCATCTTCATTACCTGAGTGGGTGAACTTGGAAGATCTGCAATCCTGGGCAGAAAAATTCAATGCAACAGGTTTCACCGGGGCACTGAACTACTACCGTGCCATGGACAA GAACTGGGAGCTAACAGCACCATGGCAGGGTGCCAAGATTTGTGTTCCTACGAAGTTCATAATAGGTGACAAGCATATGGGATTTAAATCATTTGGGACTGAAAATTACATCAAGGGCGACGAATTTAAGACTCTCGTACCTGATCTTGAAGTAGTCGTAATTCGGGATGCGCAGCATTATATTCAACTACAGAAAGCTGAGCAAATTACTGAAGAAATTCTGTCCCATTTCCGTAAGAAATCAATAATTTGTGCAACTCATTGA